Proteins from one Hyperolius riggenbachi isolate aHypRig1 chromosome 2, aHypRig1.pri, whole genome shotgun sequence genomic window:
- the MYCL gene encoding protein L-Myc: protein MDLGCYSTHYFYDEDLKEDFYRYIAPSEDIWKKFELVPGCSPSNAGCLGESGTDWGSEIVDLGYESPVKIPGLSSVVLLKDCMWSGFSTREHLEKVLNERISGSASKPATATKPVVDSDLSDRGSNSADQVTPGVIVSSPHSDKIPNSSESDDSSDSDEDEIDVVTVEKRNSYHGRQPVTITVRADPLDTATRLFHISIHQQQHNYAARLPPEPSPASPEDCPSPTTEEPGEVSCSSIQPCSTPEQSYSGQSGSDSEDIVKRKNHNYMERKRRNDLRSRFLALREEVPGLAKASKTPKVVVLSKATEYLAGLVRDEQRLAAEKLKLRSRHRKLLRRLSQLRKR from the exons ATGGATCTTGGGTGTTACAGTACACACTATTTCTATGATGAAGATCTCAAGGAGGACTTTTATCGTTATATTGCTCCCAGTGAAGACATCTGGAAGAAATTTGAGCTTGTACCTGGCTGCTCACCATCTAATGCAGGATGCTTGGGGGAAAGTGGTACTGACTGGGGGTCAGAAATAGTGGATTTGGGATATGAATCCCCTGTAAAGATTCCTGGACTTAGCTCAGTAGTTCTTTTGAAAGACTGTATGTGGAGCGGTTTCTCAACTCGGGAACACCTGGAAAAAGTCCTCAACGAACGCATTTCCGGTAGTGCTTCAAAGCCGGCAACTGCTACAAAACCTGTGGTGGATTCTGATCTGTCGGACCGTGGGAGTAACTCTGCTGACCAGGTGACACCAGGAGTTATTGTATCATCACCCCACTCTGATAAAATTCCCAATTCATCAGAATCTGACGACAGCAGTGACTCTG ATGAAGATGAGATTGATGTGGTGACTGTGGAAAAACGGAATTCTTATCATGGTCGTCAGCCGGTCACTATCACCGTTCGGGCTGACCCACTGGATACTGCCACCAGACTCTTTCATATCTCCATTCATCAACAGCAACATAACTATGCAGCACGCCTGCCCCCAGAACCCAGTCCTGCCTCTCCCGAGGACTGTCCATCTCCCACCACAGAAGAGCCTGGTGAAGTAAGCTGCTCGTCAATACAACCATGCAGTACACCAGAACAAAGCTATTCTGGACAGTCTGGCTCAGACAGTGAGGAcattgttaaaagaaaaaatcacAACTATATGGAACGAAAGAGAAGGAACGATTTGCGGTCCCGATTCCTGGCTCTAAGAGAGGAAGTACCCGGTCTGGCTAAAGCTTCTAAAACTCCTAAAGTAGTAGTGCTCAGTAAAGCAACAGAATATCTGGCAGGACTTGTCCGTGACGAACAGCGTCTGGCGGCGGAGAAACTTAAACTTCGATCTCGtcaccgcaaacttttgcggaggcTCTCCCAGCTGAGGAAACGTTGA